The DNA segment CGTGAAGCGGTCATTGACCTTTTCTCCCGCCGGAAAGATTATTTAAGCCCGCAGGAAGTCTGGGCGATTTTACGAAAGAAATTTGATCAAGTTGGACTGCCGACTACCTATCGTATTTTAGAAGAGCTTTCTTCGATCGGCCTTCTCTTTAGGATCGAGTCAAGCGACCAGCAGCTTTACTACGGGTTTTGCCGGCACGAAGACCGCGCGCATCATCACCATCATTTTATCTGCCGAAAATGCCATTCGATCATCGAATTAAGTGAATGCCTTTTTGAACATACCGAGAAAATCCTTAGACAAAAATTAAAGTGCAAACCGGAACGCCATATTTTCCAGGTGGAAGGCTTATGTGCAAAGTGCCGATGAAAATAGAGGAGTCAAATAATTTATTTTTAGCTAAAGGGAGACACTGGTGAATATAAAAACTCTACGGATGATCATCTTTTCTGGTTTTATTTTATTGAGTTGCTGCGGTTTACTTTTCGCGCAACAGGATAACAGCAGCTCGCAGGACTTAAGCGAATGGTATCCGCCGTCGGCAGGTCCAATTACGGCTTGGACAGCACCTGTTAGCGAGAAAAATCAATTATTAGCTCAAACATTTTTTTATTATACACACACCCGCGGCACTTTTGACGCGGAGGGGAATTCAGATTCGCTTCCCGAAGGCGATCGGAAGTATCAATATCAGCAGCAACTATTCCTCCAGTATGGGCTTACGGATCGCCTAGAGATCAGCGGTCAAATGGCTTACCTGGAAAATTTTATTGAACAAAGCGGCGAGGAAGCTCATGCGGAAGGTTTTGGCGATACCTACCTATATTCTCGATATTGTTTTCTAGATGAAACAAAAATTTTTCCGCAGGTCACGGGGATATTCCAGCTTAAATTGCCGAGCGGGCCATATCAAAAACTTGAGGCCGAAAAGTTGGAAACGGATTCCTTCGGGACTGGTTCTTATGAACACGGCTATGGCTTTGTTTTAACCAAGCGTTTCAAACCGTTCATTTTTCACGCGGATGCGATCTATTCCTTTCCCTTGGTAACCAAAGTTGATGAAGTTAAAACGCAATATGGAAATTCTTTAGCTTACGATATCGGTGTTGAATATTTTCTACCAAAAGGATTTAATCTTTTATTTGAATTAAACGGTTATACGCAAGGGGACACCAAACAAGACGGAGACAAAATTCCCGCGAATGATTCCAGTTATGTCTTAGCCGTTCCCGGAATTGGCTGGTCGAATGATAGCATCCAAACTCTTTTGGCGTATCAGCGGACGATCTTTGGTGAAAATACGGATGCCAATGACTCAATTGTTATGACGATCATTTATAATTTTTAACTTAAAAGGAGCCTTATGAATCCTTCCATTTCTGCCTTGATCAGCGTCAGCTTGGTGAGCATTATTTCTTTAGCCGGGGCTTTTACGCTTTCTCTTAATAAAGAGTTTTTGCGCAAAATCCTTCTTTTCTTGGTAAGTTTTGCTGTCGGAGCATTATTCGGAGATGCCTTTATTCATCTTCTGCCGGAAGCGTTTGAAGAATTAGGGCTTAGCCTGCAAACATCACTTCTGGTCATTAGCGGTATTTTAATATTTTTTGTTCTGGAGAAATTTTTACGATGGCGGCATTGCCATATTTTAGAATCATCGCATGAACACGTTCACCCGATGGCAACTTTAAGTTTGATCGGTGATGCGGTTCACAATCTCATGGATGGAATGATCATTGGCGCAAGTTATTTGGCGAGCCCCGCTATCGGTGTCGCGACGACCTTGGCTGTTATCTTGCATGAAATTCCTCAAGAAATAGGTGATTTTGGTATTCTTGTCCATAGCGGCTTGACAGTTCGCAAGGCACTTTTCTTTAACTTCCTTTCGGCTTTAACTGCTTTTGTTGGGCTTGGAATATCGCTTTTTATCGGGCCGCATATTACCGGTTACGCTTCCTATATTGTCCCGGTGACAGCGGGAGGTTTTTTGTATATCGCCGGCTCTGACCTTATCCCGGAACTTCATCATGATGTGAAGGCTTCTATTTCTTTGGGGCAGTTTGTCTGTATTATTTTGGGCGTAGGATTGATGGCGCTGCTGGTTTTGATGGAATAGCTTTACGGCAAAAACGAATTCTAAAGAATGTTGGAAATATTTTGTCAGGGTGTTTATAATAGCGGCATTACATCAAAGGAGAGATAATGTCAGCGCAGGCATGGTGGTGGACCATATTTATCGTTTTCGTTTTAGGGATGCTTATTTTAGACGTCCTTGTCTTTAACCGCCGCTCGCATGAAGTTAAGCTAAAGGAAGCTTTGCTGTGGAGCGCGTTTTGGGTTGGGCTAGCGCTGCTTTTTAATTTAGCCATTTTGATATGGAAGGGGCAAAAACCGGCTTTAGAGTTCTTGACCGGATATCTCATTGAGCAGTCTCTAAGTGTTGATAATTTATTTGTTTTTATCATGATCTTTTCGTATTTTCGTGTTCCCAAGGAATATCAGCATAAAATCTTATTTTGGGGAATTTTAGGCGCGCAGGTCATGCGCGCTATATTTATTTTCGCGGGCGTCGCTTTAATTCATAAATTTGAATGGATCATTTATATTTTTGGTTTATTCTTGGTTTTAGCCGGTATTCGCATGGGGGTTCATAAAGATGAGGAAATCCATCCCGAACGAAATCCCGTTTTAAAACTATTTCGGCGCTTTATGCCGGTGACGACAAATTACGAACAAGATAGGTTTTTTATCAAAAAAGATAATAAGACCTGGGCAACGCCTTTATTCATTACGCTTCTGATGGTAGAAACAACCGATGTTGTTTTTGCCGTTGATTCTATTCCTGCCGTTTTAGCGATCACCCTTGATCCCTTCATCGTTTACACCTCGAACATTTTTGCCATCTTAGGATTGCGCGCGCTTTATTTTGCTTTGGCTGGCATTATGCCGCTTTTCCATTATTTGCATTACGGGCTTTCGGTTATTTTAGTTTTTGTCGGGCTTAAGATGATCGCCAGTCATTTTATCAAGATATCCACGGGAATTTCTTTAGGATTTGTGGTTGGCATACTGATCATTTCTGTAGTAGCCTCACTTCTCAAGACGAAATCAGAGAAAAAATAGCTTACATTTTTTAGCGAAAGGATATTGGGGTTTATGGAAAACATTCTTTTGGCGTTTATTCCCATTTTTGTCGCGGTTGATGCGATCGGGCTTTTACCGATCTTTGTCGGGCTGACCCAGGAATTAGAGCGCAAAGAAAGAATTTCTATCATTGTTCAATCGCTGATAACGGCCGGTTGCTTAGCCATTGGTTTTATTTTGGTTGGCAGGGCAGTTTTTAAGTTTTTAGGAATTACCATCGGGGATTTTATGGTGGCGGGCGGTGCTATTCTTTTTTGTTTGGCCGTCATTGACTTAGTTCTGCCTAATAAGCCTCAAAGAATTCCACCGAAAGAATTGGGCGTTGTTCCTTTGGGAACGCCTTTAATCGTTGGTCCGGCGGTTTTAACAACTTCGCTTATTATGATCGGCGAACACGGATTATACGCGACGTTTATTTCTATCCTTGCTAATCTTGTCTTGGTTGGCTTATTTTTTATGACATCGGGTTTTCTTATAAAAGTTTTAGGCGAAGCGGGGTCGCGTGCTTTATCCAAGGTGACCAGTCTTCTTTTGGCCGCCATCGCCGTTATGATGATCCGCAAAGGCGTTATGCATATCTTAACTTTACAATAGAGGAAAATAATATGGATAAAAAGATCCTTGATGCTGTCTTAAAAGCGCAACGTAACGAGATCACGGAATACCACATCTATGCCGGCTTAGCCAAGCAAATCACCGATACGCATAATCGAGAGATCTTAGAGAAGATTGCCAAAGATGAAAAAGAGCATTGCCAGTTTTGGAAAACATTATCCGGACGGGATATTGAACCTGACCGCATAATGGTTTTTTGGTATATATTTCTTTCGAAGATCTTTGGCTTATCTTTTGCTTTAAAGCTGATGGAAAAAGGAGAGATCCTTTCTGCTGATGCCTATCAGCAGTTGAAAAATCATTTTCCGCAAACTAGCGCTTTAGTCATTGATGAACAAAAGCACGAAAAAGAACTTTTGTCTATTTTGAAAGAAGAGCGGGTTGAATATGCCGGTTCTGTTGTTTTAGGATTGAATGATGCCTTGGTGGAATTGACCGGGGCTTTAACGGGGCTTACTTTTGCTTTACAAAACGGGAAGATCATCGCCGTGACCGGGCTTATCACCGGTATTGCTGCTTCTATGTCTATGGCCGCGTCGGGATATCTGTCGTCCAAAGAAGAAGCGGATCAAAATGAAGAAAAAAGCCCTTTAAAATCAGCCTTTTATACCGGCGTTGCGTATCTCGTTACTGTTTTTCTTTTGATCGTGCCATATTTCGTTTTTTCGAATCTTTATGTGGCCTTAGCAAGTATGTTGAGTATGAGCATTCTCATTATTTTTGGATACACATTTTATATTACGACAGCTAAGGGTTTAAAATTTTGGCGCCGGTTTATTGAAATGGCCGCCATTTCTTTGTCGGTTGCTTTTATCAGCTTTGGTGTTGGGACGATCCTCAAAAAACTCATTGGAATCGAAATATAATAGGTGTTTTTCTGGTGCTTTTAAGTTATTTATTTACAAAGGCTTAACTATTTAGCCCACCTTGACATTCGACGATCCATACGGCATACTTGTACTGGGTTAGAGATAATAGTACTTGTTCTTTGTATTTATTAGTTAAAGTTGGAAATATCCGATAAGGGCAAATTGCGAGTAATCGCAAGACGCAAAGCCGCAACTCCTCGCCGGCAAATGAGGAGGGTTGGGCTACCGAAGATATGAGCAAGTAGTTAAGAACCGAATTGCCTTATCAAATAACGGATAAGCAGTTCGGTTTTTTTATTTATAGTCTTATTAAAGAGGATAAAAACGATGAGTCATCTTAAGAAACTACATATAGCCTTTTTTTTGTTGCTGGTTGCTTTAAGTCCGGCAACAAACGCTGTGGCTTCTCCTCTGGAGCCGGGCATTGTCCATTTGCTTAGCGCGAGTGATATCATCAGTCCGGATCCCGGAGTTTCCATTGATTATTTAGTTATTTCTGCCAACGCCTTTGCAGGCTCTCCGGCGCTTTCTACTCATCTTGATCATCGTGCGTCTGTCCAGGGTGGACACTATTCTGTTGGTGTTGCTTATCTTGTCGATATTTACGCGGCTTATTCCGGGGCGACGTCGCAGGAAAAGATCAAGGCGTTCATTCAGCATGCTTATGATAGTTGGCGCGAAAGTGCTGACCCGTCTCTTAAATATGTGCTTTTAGTTGGTGACGCGGATAGAGGATTTAGCAGTCAAACGTGGTTTTTACCAACCTGGAGAAGCGAAGCTGGCCAGTGGGATGGTATTCCGACCAGCGATCACGATTACGCGTGTTTGTCCGGCGAAGATTTTTCGCCCGAAATTGCGATCGGCCGGTTCCCTATAAAAACAGAAGTTGAGCTTGAAACAGTAGTGAATAAAACTATTAACTTCGAAACTAATCCGCCGCAAGATGAAAATAATTGGGCAACTCGCCATCTTACGATCATCGGCAGCGTCAGCACAGATTCTGAATGGCCGACGATGATCCAGCATCACAAAGAGGCTAAATATTTTAAATATGGAGCTCCTGGCTACAGCTATAACCAAAATACGATCGTGAATTATTTAAATGCACAGGGTGCTTTGTTTGTAACGTACAAAGGGCACTCGATGCAAGAGTATTGGGATAATCCTGATGTGGCGGCAACGGCAATTGCCGGCTTGACGAATATGGATCGTCAGCCAGCATTTGTTATTGCTTTGGCAAGCAACTCGGCGTGCGTTGACAATCCGTATCCGGGGCATGCTTCTATTGATTGCGTCGGGGAGGCGTTCTTAAAGAATCCAAATGGCGGCGCGGTTTCTTATTTTGGCGCAACCCGTGAACCATGGGCATCCGGCACTTGGCCGTATGAGCCGCTGATCCTCAATGAAATATATACCAATGGCGTAAACATTATCGGCGATGCGATCAGAAATGCAAAAATTAATTATGTAACTCCGACACGGCAAGACAGCGACGGTTACCATCGCAAGATCTTTAATTTTTTGGGAGACCCGGCTTTAAATATTGCAGCTTATCGGCAGCAATATTCCACAAAGCCGGAGTTTTCTTTGTTTACCTTGGTTGATAACACTAATCCTCAGCCCGGCGATCAGGTTACTTTTACTGCTTATGTTGAAAACAAGGGTTTTCAGGTAGTCCAGGATTTACTTGTTCAGGTCTATAGCACATATGGAGCAGGAGAAACTCTTCTCGGAGAATATACGATCCCCAATTTATCGGCTCAAGAAATAGCAACTATTCGCGGTAGTTTTTCTTGGCCAAATTATGGAAATCTGGGGATGAAGGTTTTGATAGATCCCAATAATACAATTCAAGAGCTGGATGAGTTTCACAATTCAATTGGTATCAGGACGCGTTACAACGGTTACTATGCTATCCATGTCGATGCTAGTGCTCCGGCCGGCGGCGACGGCACACTAGCACATCCTTTCAATACGCTAGAACCGGCCATTGCATGGTTTAATGAGACCCCCGACCCTTATGAATATTTAGGAGAAATTCATGTGCATCCTGGTGTTTATCAGGGCTATCCGCTTAATCATAATGCCTATTGGCTGTACATGAAAGGCCTTGGGAATCCGGGAGAAGTTATATTGACATCGTCTTTGATGAATAGTTCTCCTCTTATTTCAGATGTCGTGGCAGAAAAGAAAAAATTAGTTGTGGAAAATATCAGTTTTGTTGGCAATTCTGGAACTGAGGATTTAAATTTAAATTATGGGATATTCAAAAATAACATTTTCTACAATTGGCGATCTATTAAATCGGCTAACGCTTATTTCGACCACAATCTTTTCTACGATAATGGGACGGCCATGGAGGGAGCTGATCTCGTGCTTCCCGGGAGCGTCCACCTTGTTAACAACACGATGGCGAATAATGAGCATTTACTAACTCTTAACAACAGCAGTGTTTCATTAAAGAACAATATTGCTTGGGATAACGGCGCAATGGAAGAAGTTGCTCCAGATACATTCCATATCTTCCGCGCTAACTACAATGATTCCGATGATCCTGCTATTCTCAATGCGGGTACAAATAATATTTCCGCTGATCCTCTTTTCATCAATTCTTTTGGGCAAGATTATCGGCTTCAGTCGGAGTCTCCCTGTATCAATTCCGGAGATCCTAATAGTCTACTCGATCCTGATAGCAGTATTGCTGATTTAGGAAGTTGTCCTTTTGATTTGAGCGTGCTCCAGCCGCCGGTTGTCAGTGTTTCCGCAAACCCCAATCCTGTCCAAGAAGGTATTCTAGTTACTTTACAGGGATCTGGTTCTGACCCTGACGGCGGAAATGTATTTTTCCATTGGGATGGACCGGCGGGAATTGATATCGCCGATCCCGATAGCGCGATCACTACATTTACCGCTCCGCAAGTAGAAGTTGATACTGCTTATAACTTTACACTAACCGTTACGGATAATGAAGGCGAAACGGCTTCTCAGGCCGTGAATGTTCTTGTTCAAAATGTGGAAGAGGTGTCTGTTCCGCCGCAGGCTGTTGCTCAAGCGGTTCCCGATACTATTATGGAAGGGCAAACGGCTTTGCTTAATGGATCGGCAAGTTCGGATGATGAAAATATTGTTTTGTACCATTGGCAGGCGCCGGAAGGAATTGATCTTATTGACCCGACGGGTCCTTACGCGACATTCCTTGCGCCTTCGGTGAATAAAGATGTTGGCTATGAATTTATTCTTACGGTTACGGATAATGACGGCCTAACAGATTCTGATATGGTTGTTGTTCATGTCCAGAATTCCACGCAAAATCCGCAAGCCGTTATTGAGATATCGCCTAATCCGGCTAAACCCGGAGATCTGATCAAGCTGGACGGCTCCAAGAGCAATGATAAAGACGGGCGTGTTGTTTCGTACCGTTGGTCACTTGATGATAATTCGGCCCTTAATGTCATGAGGGTCAAAGATGGGGATAAGCCTATTGCAAGCTTTGAGATCTCTAAAAACGATCGAAATAAGAAATATCAATTTTCATTGATGGTTACGGATAATGATGGATTAACAGATGTCGAAAGCGTTACATTAGCTATTGAAAACCCCGCTTTCGTTGCGCCTGTTGCTATTGTCGTTGCAACACCTAATCCTATTGATGAAAAACAATCCGGAGTTTTGGACGGATCGGACAGCTTTGATTTAGATGGAACAATTGTTCGATATCAATGGTCGGTCCAAGAAGGCCTTTCTCTTATACTTGATCCGCTTAATCCCAGCCGCGCGCAATTTTTGGCTCCCGAAGTTCAGAAAGATGCCAATTATACTGCCACGTTAAAAGTAACGGATAACGATGGAATGAGCGCGCAGGCGAGTGTTGTTATCGCGGTAAAAAATGTGCAAGAATCTCTTCCTCCTCAACCGCCTGTTGCGGCCATTGTTGCGACGCCTAATCCGGCTAATGAAGAAACAACCGTTTTACTAGACGGTTCTTCTAGTAGTGATCCGGATGGCAACATCGTTCGCTACGCCTGGACATCTTTGGGCGGAGTTTCGCTCATTCGTGACCCGCTCGACCAAGCGCGTGTGCAATTCGTTGCTCCAAAAGTTGATAAAGATAGCGGCTACACGTTCAGCCTAAAAGTCATTGATAATGACGGATTAAGTTCTACGGCTAATGTTGTTGTGACGATCAAAGATGTTTATATGCCTCCGCCATCTCAACCGCCGGTTGCCTATAACCAAAATCTTTCCACTCAGGAAAATGTTGCATTGAACATTACCTTAACTGGTTATGATCCTGAGGGAGGTTATTTGCAATACTCTGTTTTAACCCAGCCGACTCACGGTGTTTTAAGCGGGACAGCCCCTAACTTAGCATATGCTCCTTCTTTTGCTTTTGTCGGAACGGATAGTTTCACATTTAACGTTCATGACGGAGAATTAGGCAGTAATACGGCAACTGTTATGATAACGGTGAATCATGTTATCCCGATTGTCGAAGATGATGACGAGGGCGGAACTGTTCGCCTTATTCAAGAAATTTCTGTTCCCGAATTAAACATAGCTCAGGCATCGGGTTATTCGACGCCGAGCACTTTCATTACGGATATCCGTGTTCAATCAGGCACATATGGTTCGGCGCCCGGTGATGATGTTGGAAGTCAGGTTGTTAATAGCGATGAGATCAGCCTTGTTGAAAGCTATCAGCCCAAACAGGATTCTCTTGAGATCGAAGAAGGGGAAAGCGTAGAATTTTCTGTTGATGTCACTGAGATCGAGATGGTGGAATCATTGTTAGCAAAAAAGATGGAAGCCGAGAATAATAAAGCTGAACTGATCGACAGGGGAAAATTACCACAAAAAGAATTTTCATCTGACAGAAAACCGGTTATCCAGTGGTTTCTGGATGGACAGCCGGTGATGGATGCTGATGGGAAAGGCTGGACTTACAGTTCGGCTTATGGTGATGTCGGTTCGCATAGTGTTAAGGCGCAAGTATCTTATCAAGCGCTTGAAATGAGTGATGCGGTGTCCTGGGACATTGTTGTTACGCCGGCTGATCATCTTGGTCCCAAAATATTGGGGCTGAATTCTTTGCATAAAGACGGATCGATTCAGTTAAGGGCCGTTATTGATGACACATCATCCGGCGCTTCTCCTATCACGGGAGGGAAAGTCGAGATCTTTACTTTAAAAGGATATGTTGCCGCGGGCAAATTAATTGCGCAGGATGGTGTTTTTGATCAAATCCAGGAAAACGTTCTTTATAATTATAAGTTAACGAAGCAGGATACGAATAATTTGATGTTTCGCCTTGTTGTTTGGGATAAGCTTGGTAATAAGACGAGCCTTGATTTTAATGTCACGCCTCCTCCTCTTGCGCAGGAAAATAGCGAGAAACAAAACAAATCCTGATCGCTTTCTTAAAGTAGTTCTCCCGTTACTTCCACCTAAAAATGTCTTGATTTCTCAATTGCCGAAGAGTAGAATTTTTTTACTCAATTAAAGGCATTTTGGTAATTTGTTTCTATTGGCGGCAGAGATATTCATTGAGAATAAGGAGGATGGGATGAAAAAGATTTTTCTAGGCGTCGGTATTCTGGCAGCGGTTATGTTGGTTGCGCAAATTTCTTTTGCTCAAGAGGCGGCTGTTATGGATAGCCAAGTTATAGAGCCGGCGGATGTTACTGTCGTGCCTTCCTCGGAAGAGATCCGCAGTACTGTTACGAATTACATCAATGAGCAATCCAGCGAAACCGGAACATTTGATGTCTATGATCCGGATGCGGAAGATATTCGAGAGTTGACGCTTGAGAAGGTTCAGGAAAATACCGGAAAAAGTGGAGAGTATTATTATGTTTGCGCCAGCTTTAAAGATATGAATAGCAACGATAGTGTTGATCTGGACCTGGACGTTGAAAATGTGGGTGGAAAATTAAATGTTATCGATGTGCGCATCCATAAAGTTAATGATAAAGAGCGCTATAGCTATGATGCGAGCGGAAATCGCATACTGATCCTCGACCCTCTTAAAGTTCCGGAACCGGAAATAGTTAATGCCCCGGTAGAGGAAAATGTTGTTGAAGATGCTCAGCCCATGGAGGATGCTCCTTCGGCTGAACAAGCGGCCCCCGTTAATCCGTAAAGCTTAGATTTTATAAATAAAAGAGATGTTAAGCAGGCCCGCTTCGCCATTGTTCATGGCGAAGCGGGCCTGCTTTTTAAAATCAAATATTGATTTTTGTTTATTCGTATCTTTTTATTTTTATGTTATACTAAATTCCAATTAGCAACCCTTGTATTTATGAAAAAAACTAAGATCTCAAAAATCACAGCGACGATTATTGTTATGATTGCCTGCGTTATTTCTGTGCATGCAGCCAAATTTATTTTGAAGTCTTTGCGTTCCCATCTGCCCAATTATTCCATTTTAGCCCGCGCAAAAGGTAATCCTAAAGCGCCTATTAAGATCATTGAGTATCTTGATTTCCAATGTCCCGCTTGCGCTAAAGGCGCCATCGCTTTAAAAGAATATCTCAAGAAATATCCGTCACAGATCTATTTAGAAGTAAAGCATTATCCTATCAGCCAGATCCACAAGTATGCGCTCAAAAGTGCTTCGTATGCCGAATGTAGCGCTAAACAAGGAAAATTTTGGGAGTTTCACGATTTTCTGGTCAAGGAGCAATCGCGTTGGGAACGTTTACTGAATGTTGACGCGATCTTTCGCGAAAAGGCTCATGCTCTAGGGCTTGATCTAAAGAAATTGGATGCCTGTGTTGAGAGCGAGGAAACAAAGGCCGGGATCCTCAAAGAAAAAGAGCAGGGAAAAGCCTTAGGGATCAAATCAACCCCGACATATTTTATTAATGGAAAAATGGTCGTGGGGATGATCTCTCTCAAGCAAGCCCTTGATCGCCATTTTGCCGAACAAAAAACAGGAAAGCCATAATTGATGTTAGCGCTAGCAAGAATTTTTATTGGATGCGTTTTGATCGTTTCGGGATTTGAGAAGCTCATAAGCCCGATCGAAAACTTTCTTTATGTCGTTCAAAGTTATGAGATCGGTAATCCTATTTTTAATGATGTGGCCTCTCAAGCTGTTCCCTGGATAGAACTTTTTACCGGCGTTTTTCTTGTCCTGGGGCTTTGGATCCATTTTTCATTACGCTTAGCGTGGTTTTTATTTCTCGGATTTATCCTGATGGTCATGCAAGCGATTTGGCGCGGCTTACCCTTAGATGAATGCGGATGTTTTGGCAGTATCGTTTCAATTTCTCCTGCTTTAATCATCGTTTTAGATACGACAACATTAGTTGTTTTAACTCTCCTGAAGATTTCTCCGGAAAAAACTTCTCAATTTGGCCTAGATCGGTATTTTCAAAAGAAAACAAAATAAAACTTAGGAGGGACGGTTGAGAAAATATTTCTTTGCTGTCATTATTCTAGCCTCTTCCTTAAATCCTTTGCTTGCTTTGGAAACAGTGAAAGCTCCCAATGCCAGTGGCCAGTTTTATAGCGCGGATCCCAAAAAGCTTTCAGATGATATCGATGGCATGTTGTTGCAAGCAAAAAACGTTGAGATAGGCGGAAAAATAAAGATCCTCATCGTTCCGCATGCCGGTTATATTTATTCTGGCGGAGTTGCTGCCTTTGGTTACAAAGCGGCCCAAAAAAATTCTTACGGGACAATTGTTATTGTTGCTCCCAGTCATTTTTCTGATTTCGAAGGTTTTTCAATTTGGCCGCAAGGCAGTTTCGAAACACCATTAGGCTCTGTATCTGTTGATGAGGAATTCTCTAATCAATTGATCGCCGCCGATGACCGCATCAAATCATTTCCACAAGCCTTTGACCGGGAACATGCCTTGGAAGTCCAGATCCCTTTTTTGCAGAAAACATTCAGTCAGCTTAAAATTGTTCCGATACTAACCGGGCGGCCCAGGTATAATGATAGTAAGGCATTAGCCACAGCGCTTACGTCTGCCATTGGTGAGCGCGAGGATGTCTTAATTGTTGTCAGCACGGATCTATCGCACTATCACGATGATGCAACAGCTCGGCGCATGGATAAGGCAACGCTGGCGGCTATTGAAAATTTTCAAGGCGAACAACTGTGGCTGCAATGTTCTTTAAAAGCGATGGAGATGTGCGGTTTCCCAGGAGTGGTTACGGCAATAGCCTTTGCGAAAGAAAATAATATCAACAAAGCCGAGATCATCCATTATGCTAATTCCGCAGATGTGACCAATGACAAATCAAGCGTGGTCGGTTATGGAGCTGTTGCTTTTTACAGAGAAGATATCAAAGGAGATGACCCGGTGAAAAAAGATAGCGAATATATTTCTGCATTAACATTGTCTCAGAAAAAAGAACTTTTAACGATAGCCCGAACAACCATTGAGCAATTATTAACGTCCCAGAAAACATTTACACCGGAAACTTCTGATCAACGCCTGCATGAGGAGGAAGGGGCTTTTGTCACATTGC comes from the Candidatus Omnitrophota bacterium genome and includes:
- a CDS encoding C25 family cysteine peptidase, yielding MSHLKKLHIAFFLLLVALSPATNAVASPLEPGIVHLLSASDIISPDPGVSIDYLVISANAFAGSPALSTHLDHRASVQGGHYSVGVAYLVDIYAAYSGATSQEKIKAFIQHAYDSWRESADPSLKYVLLVGDADRGFSSQTWFLPTWRSEAGQWDGIPTSDHDYACLSGEDFSPEIAIGRFPIKTEVELETVVNKTINFETNPPQDENNWATRHLTIIGSVSTDSEWPTMIQHHKEAKYFKYGAPGYSYNQNTIVNYLNAQGALFVTYKGHSMQEYWDNPDVAATAIAGLTNMDRQPAFVIALASNSACVDNPYPGHASIDCVGEAFLKNPNGGAVSYFGATREPWASGTWPYEPLILNEIYTNGVNIIGDAIRNAKINYVTPTRQDSDGYHRKIFNFLGDPALNIAAYRQQYSTKPEFSLFTLVDNTNPQPGDQVTFTAYVENKGFQVVQDLLVQVYSTYGAGETLLGEYTIPNLSAQEIATIRGSFSWPNYGNLGMKVLIDPNNTIQELDEFHNSIGIRTRYNGYYAIHVDASAPAGGDGTLAHPFNTLEPAIAWFNETPDPYEYLGEIHVHPGVYQGYPLNHNAYWLYMKGLGNPGEVILTSSLMNSSPLISDVVAEKKKLVVENISFVGNSGTEDLNLNYGIFKNNIFYNWRSIKSANAYFDHNLFYDNGTAMEGADLVLPGSVHLVNNTMANNEHLLTLNNSSVSLKNNIAWDNGAMEEVAPDTFHIFRANYNDSDDPAILNAGTNNISADPLFINSFGQDYRLQSESPCINSGDPNSLLDPDSSIADLGSCPFDLSVLQPPVVSVSANPNPVQEGILVTLQGSGSDPDGGNVFFHWDGPAGIDIADPDSAITTFTAPQVEVDTAYNFTLTVTDNEGETASQAVNVLVQNVEEVSVPPQAVAQAVPDTIMEGQTALLNGSASSDDENIVLYHWQAPEGIDLIDPTGPYATFLAPSVNKDVGYEFILTVTDNDGLTDSDMVVVHVQNSTQNPQAVIEISPNPAKPGDLIKLDGSKSNDKDGRVVSYRWSLDDNSALNVMRVKDGDKPIASFEISKNDRNKKYQFSLMVTDNDGLTDVESVTLAIENPAFVAPVAIVVATPNPIDEKQSGVLDGSDSFDLDGTIVRYQWSVQEGLSLILDPLNPSRAQFLAPEVQKDANYTATLKVTDNDGMSAQASVVIAVKNVQESLPPQPPVAAIVATPNPANEETTVLLDGSSSSDPDGNIVRYAWTSLGGVSLIRDPLDQARVQFVAPKVDKDSGYTFSLKVIDNDGLSSTANVVVTIKDVYMPPPSQPPVAYNQNLSTQENVALNITLTGYDPEGGYLQYSVLTQPTHGVLSGTAPNLAYAPSFAFVGTDSFTFNVHDGELGSNTATVMITVNHVIPIVEDDDEGGTVRLIQEISVPELNIAQASGYSTPSTFITDIRVQSGTYGSAPGDDVGSQVVNSDEISLVESYQPKQDSLEIEEGESVEFSVDVTEIEMVESLLAKKMEAENNKAELIDRGKLPQKEFSSDRKPVIQWFLDGQPVMDADGKGWTYSSAYGDVGSHSVKAQVSYQALEMSDAVSWDIVVTPADHLGPKILGLNSLHKDGSIQLRAVIDDTSSGASPITGGKVEIFTLKGYVAAGKLIAQDGVFDQIQENVLYNYKLTKQDTNNLMFRLVVWDKLGNKTSLDFNVTPPPLAQENSEKQNKS
- a CDS encoding thioredoxin domain-containing protein, producing the protein MKKTKISKITATIIVMIACVISVHAAKFILKSLRSHLPNYSILARAKGNPKAPIKIIEYLDFQCPACAKGAIALKEYLKKYPSQIYLEVKHYPISQIHKYALKSASYAECSAKQGKFWEFHDFLVKEQSRWERLLNVDAIFREKAHALGLDLKKLDACVESEETKAGILKEKEQGKALGIKSTPTYFINGKMVVGMISLKQALDRHFAEQKTGKP
- a CDS encoding MauE/DoxX family redox-associated membrane protein; this encodes MLALARIFIGCVLIVSGFEKLISPIENFLYVVQSYEIGNPIFNDVASQAVPWIELFTGVFLVLGLWIHFSLRLAWFLFLGFILMVMQAIWRGLPLDECGCFGSIVSISPALIIVLDTTTLVVLTLLKISPEKTSQFGLDRYFQKKTK
- the amrB gene encoding AmmeMemoRadiSam system protein B, with product MRKYFFAVIILASSLNPLLALETVKAPNASGQFYSADPKKLSDDIDGMLLQAKNVEIGGKIKILIVPHAGYIYSGGVAAFGYKAAQKNSYGTIVIVAPSHFSDFEGFSIWPQGSFETPLGSVSVDEEFSNQLIAADDRIKSFPQAFDREHALEVQIPFLQKTFSQLKIVPILTGRPRYNDSKALATALTSAIGEREDVLIVVSTDLSHYHDDATARRMDKATLAAIENFQGEQLWLQCSLKAMEMCGFPGVVTAIAFAKENNINKAEIIHYANSADVTNDKSSVVGYGAVAFYREDIKGDDPVKKDSEYISALTLSQKKELLTIARTTIEQLLTSQKTFTPETSDQRLHEEEGAFVTLHQKGKLRGCIGNILGRGPLYLTVRDMAIASATQDPRFAPVNAQELKDVEIEVSVLSKPRRITDINELEVGVHGAIVKRGFHQGLFLPQVATEFGWSKEEMLENLCTHKAGLLADAWKDPQTTIEIFSAQVFSEKDLR